In a single window of the Campylobacter iguaniorum genome:
- a CDS encoding TerC family protein has product MLEWIYSPEAWISLLTLTSLEIVLGIDNIIFIAILCGKLPDSQKDKARIVGLGLAMITRILLLLSLFWIMKLTTPLFSVFDQAISGRDLVLIAGGLFLIAKSTLEIHSHATGEDEEAELKSGKKAGFVSVITQIAILDIVFSLDSVITAVGMADHIEIMILAVILAVGVMLFASGAISRFVDNNPTIKVLALAFLIMIGIALVGEGLGLHIPKGYIYFAMAFSLVVEMINIYSKKKHEK; this is encoded by the coding sequence ATGCTAGAGTGGATATACTCGCCAGAAGCGTGGATAAGCCTTTTAACATTAACTAGTTTAGAGATAGTTTTAGGTATAGATAATATCATTTTTATCGCCATTTTATGCGGGAAGCTGCCAGACTCTCAAAAAGACAAGGCGCGAATCGTCGGCCTTGGGCTTGCGATGATTACAAGGATTTTGCTGCTTTTAAGCCTATTTTGGATTATGAAGCTAACAACGCCGTTATTTAGTGTTTTTGATCAAGCTATTTCTGGTCGTGATCTCGTGCTGATAGCTGGAGGTCTGTTTTTGATAGCTAAATCCACTTTAGAGATCCACTCTCACGCCACTGGCGAAGATGAAGAAGCCGAGCTAAAAAGTGGCAAAAAAGCTGGTTTCGTCTCAGTGATAACTCAGATTGCGATTTTGGATATTGTATTTTCTCTTGATAGCGTGATAACAGCTGTCGGTATGGCTGATCATATTGAGATCATGATACTTGCAGTCATTTTGGCTGTGGGCGTGATGCTTTTTGCTAGCGGAGCTATTAGTAGATTTGTGGATAATAATCCGACTATAAAAGTTCTAGCTTTGGCGTTTTTGATAATGATAGGTATCGCTCTTGTGGGTGAAGGGCTTGGACTACATATCCCAAAAGGCTATATATACTTTGCGATGGCGTTTTCTTTGGTTGTAGAGATGATAAACATCTATTCAAAGAAAAAACACGAAAAATAA
- a CDS encoding putative quinol monooxygenase has translation MKQIIILAVGVCIGVLLSLVYANKDKNIDKSSLSVRSAYIEIMPEKLDEFLQSVKTGMKTSVQSEDGVLALYAISDKNDPTKITFFEIYKDEAAYVSHIGSEHFKRYIGQTKDLVTKKVLSQVEAVELQAKGVKFE, from the coding sequence ATGAAACAAATAATAATCTTAGCCGTTGGGGTTTGTATCGGTGTTTTGCTAAGCTTGGTTTATGCAAACAAAGACAAAAATATAGACAAAAGCTCGCTCTCAGTAAGATCTGCATATATCGAAATAATGCCAGAAAAGCTAGATGAGTTTTTACAAAGTGTAAAAACAGGTATGAAAACCTCAGTCCAAAGTGAAGATGGAGTTTTAGCATTATATGCCATCTCAGACAAAAACGATCCTACCAAAATCACATTTTTTGAGATATACAAAGATGAAGCCGCTTACGTCTCTCACATAGGCTCAGAGCATTTCAAACGCTACATCGGCCAAACCAAAGATCTAGTAACTAAAAAAGTTCTATCGCAAGTAGAAGCAGTAGAACTCCAAGCAAAAGGCGTTAAATTTGAGTGA
- the nfo gene encoding deoxyribonuclease IV, with product MKRLGAHVSASGGVSNAPLNAMKIGADAFALFVKNQRQWSAKAIEPKEIEEFKANLKTANIRPEHILPHNSYLVNLGHPDTLQRQKSIDAFLDEIQRCEMLGLKMINFHPGSHLKAISTEECLANISDSMNYLLQNSNHIKLVIENTAGQGSNLGFKFEHLGYLVQNSIDKSRVGVCIDTCHLFSAGYDIRDAKSYEKTTSQFDKIVGFEYLSGMHLNDTKFNLGSKKDRHESLGKGYLGWSSFENIMNDSRIDEIPLILETIDDSLWSEEIAQLRNLIKGK from the coding sequence TTGAAAAGACTTGGCGCACATGTAAGTGCTAGTGGAGGCGTATCAAATGCGCCGTTAAATGCTATGAAAATAGGGGCTGATGCTTTTGCTTTGTTTGTCAAAAACCAAAGACAATGGAGCGCAAAAGCGATTGAGCCAAAAGAGATAGAAGAGTTTAAGGCAAATTTAAAAACTGCAAATATTAGGCCCGAGCATATACTTCCACACAACAGCTACCTTGTAAATTTAGGTCATCCAGACACCTTGCAACGCCAAAAAAGTATAGACGCTTTTTTAGATGAAATCCAAAGGTGTGAAATGCTTGGATTAAAAATGATAAACTTTCATCCAGGCTCACATTTAAAAGCAATCAGCACAGAAGAGTGCTTGGCTAATATCAGTGATTCCATGAACTATCTCTTGCAAAACTCAAATCACATCAAACTTGTCATCGAAAACACAGCAGGCCAAGGCTCAAATTTAGGTTTTAAATTTGAGCATTTAGGCTATTTGGTGCAAAACTCAATCGATAAAAGCAGGGTTGGAGTTTGCATAGATACTTGTCATCTTTTTAGCGCTGGATATGACATAAGGGACGCGAAAAGCTACGAAAAAACTACAAGCCAGTTTGATAAAATAGTAGGCTTTGAGTATCTTTCAGGAATGCATTTAAACGATACTAAATTTAACCTTGGAAGTAAAAAAGATCGCCACGAAAGTCTTGGTAAAGGCTATCTTGGCTGGAGTAGTTTTGAAAACATAATGAACGATTCAAGAATCGATGAAATACCACTTATTTTAGAAACTATCGATGATAGTTTGTGGAGCGAAGAGATCGCCCAACTTAGAAATTTAATCAAAGGGAAATAA
- a CDS encoding aldo/keto reductase — protein MTNENSRREFLKSSTKFIGGLAVLGGTGGLNEIFANTTKSTATNFEIRKIGDMKVSAVGLGCVDFAPIGYYGCQNQKSDIIKLVRRAFDNGITLFDTAEIYGMTTSEEWLGEAIAPFKNQVKVETKFGFEVAENRPRVLNSKPAHIKKAVEGSLKRLKTDHIDMLFQHRVDKNTPIEEVADVVNSLIKEGKVLRWGLCEASANTIRKAHAISPISAVESEYAIWWREPETKIFPTLEELGIDFVAYSPLARGYLTGAFNANSKFALPDRRAVLPRFSPEAMKHNAPLLELVQKWAKAKDVTPAQFCLVWALSQRPYIIAIPGTTKVPHLDELCGAKGIRMSQEEIAKFDKEYAKLISWATEQTKP, from the coding sequence ATGACAAACGAGAATTCCAGAAGAGAATTTTTAAAAAGTTCAACTAAATTTATCGGAGGCTTAGCGGTTTTAGGCGGAACTGGTGGCTTAAATGAGATTTTTGCAAATACCACTAAATCCACAGCTACTAATTTTGAAATAAGAAAAATCGGCGATATGAAAGTCTCAGCAGTGGGGCTTGGATGCGTGGATTTCGCTCCTATCGGATATTACGGCTGCCAAAATCAAAAATCAGACATCATAAAGCTAGTTAGACGTGCATTTGATAATGGAATCACGCTTTTTGATACGGCTGAGATTTATGGTATGACTACTAGCGAAGAGTGGCTTGGCGAGGCGATTGCACCGTTTAAAAATCAAGTCAAAGTAGAAACTAAATTTGGCTTTGAAGTAGCAGAAAATCGCCCAAGAGTTTTAAATAGCAAACCAGCCCATATCAAAAAAGCAGTCGAAGGCTCATTAAAACGCCTTAAAACTGATCATATTGATATGCTTTTTCAACACAGAGTAGATAAAAACACTCCTATAGAAGAGGTCGCAGACGTGGTAAATTCACTCATCAAAGAGGGCAAGGTTTTAAGATGGGGACTATGTGAAGCCAGTGCAAATACCATTAGAAAAGCTCACGCAATCTCACCTATAAGTGCGGTTGAAAGCGAATATGCTATTTGGTGGAGAGAGCCAGAAACCAAAATCTTCCCTACTTTAGAAGAGCTCGGGATTGATTTTGTAGCTTACTCGCCTTTGGCTAGAGGATATTTGACTGGAGCTTTTAATGCAAACTCCAAATTCGCCCTGCCAGATAGAAGAGCCGTCTTACCACGCTTTAGCCCAGAAGCGATGAAGCACAACGCACCATTGCTAGAGCTAGTCCAAAAATGGGCTAAGGCTAAAGACGTCACGCCAGCGCAGTTTTGTTTAGTGTGGGCATTGTCACAAAGACCATACATCATAGCCATTCCTGGCACGACTAAAGTGCCACATTTAGATGAATTATGTGGGGCAAAAGGCATAAGAATGAGCCAAGAAGAAATAGCTAAATTTGACAAAGAATATGCAAAATTGATATCTTGGGCCACAGAGCAAACGAAGCCATAG
- a CDS encoding MerR family transcriptional regulator — MASTIIEVSKATGISKYTLRFWVKKGLFPLLERDKNGVNYFSQKDIEWASWIECLREMEMSIEDIKTYERLAFQGIKTAKQRKQMLQNQQNIVQTKIQKLELSMQKLSSKIQIYERMIKTGIDELNPSGKGYDFQIKQKNS, encoded by the coding sequence ATGGCATCTACGATCATAGAAGTTTCAAAAGCAACTGGCATTTCTAAGTACACGCTTAGATTTTGGGTCAAAAAGGGGCTATTTCCACTCTTAGAACGCGATAAAAACGGAGTGAATTATTTCAGCCAAAAAGACATAGAATGGGCATCTTGGATAGAGTGCTTACGCGAGATGGAGATGAGTATAGAAGATATCAAAACGTATGAAAGACTAGCATTTCAAGGTATCAAAACAGCAAAACAAAGAAAGCAAATGCTCCAAAACCAACAAAACATCGTCCAAACAAAAATCCAAAAACTAGAACTCTCAATGCAAAAACTAAGCTCCAAAATCCAAATTTACGAACGCATGATAAAAACTGGCATAGACGAGCTGAATCCATCTGGCAAAGGATATGATTTTCAAATCAAGCAAAAAAATAGCTAA